A window from Campylobacter concisus encodes these proteins:
- a CDS encoding SCO family protein, which yields MKKAFWGLIIILICIGVALLLIKPNKYDFKALSQNGEVSLKNYDGKYKVIYFGYLFCPDVCPTALSLIGDELNKLKRDDFELLFITLDPERDTPENLTLMAKNFYKDADGLKLNALKEVAKTYGVKFQKVRLENSAMGYSVAHSSSIYLIDKKGNFYKEISNLTNENIGENLLNLIKDRP from the coding sequence GTATAGGTGTTGCACTTTTGCTGATAAAGCCAAACAAGTATGATTTTAAGGCACTTTCGCAAAATGGTGAAGTAAGTCTTAAAAATTACGACGGAAAGTACAAAGTTATATATTTTGGTTATCTTTTTTGCCCCGATGTCTGCCCTACTGCGCTCTCTTTGATTGGCGATGAGCTAAATAAACTAAAAAGAGATGACTTTGAGCTACTTTTTATTACGCTTGATCCTGAACGCGACACTCCTGAAAATTTAACTCTAATGGCAAAAAATTTCTATAAAGATGCCGATGGATTAAAACTAAATGCCTTAAAAGAAGTGGCAAAAACCTATGGTGTAAAATTTCAAAAAGTCCGTCTTGAAAACTCAGCCATGGGCTACTCTGTTGCCCACAGCTCTTCAATATATTTAATAGACAAAAAAGGAAATTTCTATAAAGAAATTTCAAATCTAACAAATGAAAATATTGGAGAAAATTTATTAAATTTGATCAAAGATAGACCTTAG
- a CDS encoding chaperone NapD, producing MNISSLIVYTDNKNESVKNEIKKLKECEIITDADDRIVVVVSSDSIEDEIKNFKKIEAISGVVSVAMVYSYQEDAEENRKKLEENGKISEILTSDEVKAEDITYGGSVHHRVK from the coding sequence ATGAATATTTCAAGTTTGATAGTTTATACGGACAATAAAAATGAAAGTGTAAAAAACGAAATAAAAAAGCTAAAAGAGTGTGAAATAATAACTGACGCAGACGATAGAATCGTAGTGGTAGTTAGCTCAGATAGCATTGAAGATGAGATAAAAAATTTTAAGAAGATAGAAGCTATCAGTGGAGTAGTGAGCGTTGCGATGGTTTATAGCTATCAAGAAGACGCCGAAGAAAATAGAAAAAAACTAGAAGAAAATGGCAAGATAAGTGAAATTTTAACAAGCGATGAGGTAAAGGCTGAGGATATTACTTATGGCGGCAGCGTGCATCATAGAGTAAAATAG